From Bicyclus anynana chromosome 11, ilBicAnyn1.1, whole genome shotgun sequence:
TGCTACCAAAAAAACAGTTTACAGTCGAGCGATTCGTCATAGATTTAGTTGAACACAAAAAAAACgacaaaacaatttataaaataataatatctttatttcatATATGCAACCATTTGAAATACATACAgacaaaagttaataaataaaattaatactaattcatagtacctacataattatttaattgatcaataataaaattacaattcaaAGTATTTAACTTTGTCATAACTAAGGAGTGTACCATTTTATAAAGTGGTAAATGTCAAgagacaaaatgacatattgcCGATCAATAGCGGCGCTCTCTTTGCTTCCCTTCCGCTGCATTACAAATATAGTGGCGCGCAACTTAAACTTAAGCACAACTAAAATTTTCCTGACGATTCAAAAAACAATCTGACTAAAAATTTgccttacctacctacctactcacaTTCGCTTCTACGAGTACAGCTAACACAACTGCACACCATTATAAACGCTCACTCACACACTGACCTGTGCCAGTGTTCATTTAACTTGCGAGAGCTGTATGTGTGAATGAACCTAGCTTTGTGTGGGTGTGTTACAGGCCCCTGCTGGTGAGCATGATCATGTGCTGCTGAAGATTACCACAGTGTGAAAATTTGTACTCACACAACTCACAAGAATAAATAAGGCCCTCCACTAGTGTGAGTGCGCATGTGACTAACTAGGCCACTTTTTcctttacatttataattgcacaaCTCGCAAGAATAAGGCTTATCACCAGTGTGTTTACGCATGTGGACTACTAAGTGGCTATTTTGCGTACATTTATAACCACATAGTTTACAAGCGTGGCGCTTTTTACGAGTATGTAACAACATGTGTTTTACTAGGCTAATTTTAACTCTACATTTATATTCACACAACTcgcaagaataaggcttttcatcAGTGTGAGTTCTTTTGTGGATAACTAAGTTGTTATTTcgattacatttaaattcacacaagttacaagaataaggcttttcaccagtgtgagtacGCATGTGAGTAATTAGACTactttttactttacatttataTTCACAGAActtacaagaataaggcttttcaccagtgtgaacTCTCATGTGTATTACTAGGCTACCATTTTCGTTGCATTTATAGTCACATAActtacaagaataaggcttttcaccagtgtgagtacGCATGTGAATAACCAGGCGATTCTTTCCATTACATTTATATTCACATAACTTACAAGAATAAagtttttcaccagtgtgagaaCGCATGTGGGTTACTAAGTGCCTATTTTGGTTACATATGTATTCACAGAATTTACAAGAGTAATGCTTTACACCAGTGTGAATTCTCATGTGTTTTACTAGGCTACtattttcattacatttatAGTCACATAAattacaagaataaggcttttcaccagtatgTAATAACATGTGTCTcactaggctactttttactttacatttataTTCACACAActtacaagaataaggcttttcaccagtgtgcgTTCTGATGTGGATTACTAATTGGctatttttgttacatttataaTCACATATATTACAAGCGTAGAGCTTTTCACCACTATGTAATGACATGTGTCTTACTAGGCTAATTTTTACTCCACATTTATATTCACACAactcacaagaataaggcttttcaccagtgtgagttctcATGTGGATCACTAATTGGCaattttggttacatttataTTCACACAAG
This genomic window contains:
- the LOC112055735 gene encoding zinc finger protein 271-like isoform X2 → MRHVKMMSRETNLLKSRFVMTTPGPDQCDLHIVEELNEDKQTESNEIIHKDEETFVVKSEGNCDYVLVDEHMEVGQYPVSDEIVLESKLLGDALQEAASVEHVTRVRDLIKYESDTFECSLCSEVFLQEQEYDAHIMSTHLQHGDGDSECVTADSTDQDIAEHKHALQILDDNCTPSAEVVQYSVAPPLLSILTNKEADTIIKSDPVLDINNCRLDNLSSDTNNQVANTDISAFTNSRSQTQRSGECVISCDRPHVDTASTESHCQTTSALAHTHTDNMLTHTGDKPYSCNICQYKCKRKSHLIIHMRTHTGEKPYSCNLCEYKCNQNCQLVIHMRTHTGEKPYSCELCEYKCGVKISLVRHMSLHSGEKLYACNICDYKCNKNSQLVIHIRTHTGEKPYSCKLCEYKCKVKSSLVRHMLLHTGEKPYSCNLCDYKCNENSSLVKHMRIHTGVKHYSCKFCEYICNQNRHLVTHMRSHTGEKLYSCKLCEYKCNGKNRLVIHMRTHTGEKPYSCKLCDYKCNENGSLVIHMRVHTGEKPYSCKFCEYKCKVKSSLITHMRTHTGEKPYSCNLCEFKCNRNNNLVIHKRTHTDEKPYSCELCEYKCRVKISLVKHMLLHTRKKRHACKLCGYKCTQNSHLVVHMRKHTGDKPYSCELCNYKCKGKSGLVSHMRTHTSGGPYLFL